TTGGTTTCAGCAAGAAAAggttctaggtttttttttttttttaaagattttatttatttatttgacagagagagatcacaagtagacagagaggcaggcagagagagagagagaggaggaagcaggctccctgctgagcaaagagcccaatgtgggactcgatcccaggaccctgagatcatgacctgagccgaaggcagcagcttaacccactgagccacccaggcgccccgaaaaggTTCTAGGTTTAAGAAAATTGCTTATCCACTGGGGCTGGCCACTTTAGGAGCAACTGTTTGCTACCCAGTTCAGTCAGTAATAATTGCAAAGGTAACTGGGGAAAAGGCATATACTGTAAGCCAGCAAATTTATGGAGCAGTTAAATCATTGCGgacaaaaagcaacaaagaagAATCACTTCCTAAACCTAAAGAAAAATCTAAGCTAGGAAATTCTGCTACACTAGAAATACCTGCAAAAACAACTGGCAGCCTGAAATACTCAGTTTCCTTGCCAGCAGAACTCAGCtctgaaacaaagacaaaatcagaaTCCACCTCAGGTGCTACAAAGTTTATGCCTGACCCCAAGCTCATGGATCATGGACAGTCCCATCCAGAAGATGTAGATATGTACAGCACTAGAAGCTAAAATACTCTGCGTAGAGAACTACAAGATGTATGAAGttgaaaataatgatgtaaaaATCATGTAAA
This Mustela nigripes isolate SB6536 chromosome 13, MUSNIG.SB6536, whole genome shotgun sequence DNA region includes the following protein-coding sequences:
- the LOC131998707 gene encoding MICOS complex subunit MIC27-like, with product MRTLAEKVTDMAAVRMGKLTPVPAGLICASVTVLAAKEEEYKKQLVKPEQLPIYTAPPLQSKYVEEQPGHLQRGFASIRSTTGHYIGWCKGVYVFMKNGIMDTVQFGKDAYIYLKNPPQDFLPKLGVITVSALAGLVSARKGSRFKKIAYPLGLATLGATVCYPVQSVIIAKVTGEKAYTVSQQIYGAVKSLRTKSNKEESLPKPKEKSKLGNSATLEIPAKTTGSLKYSVSLPAELSSETKTKSESTSGATKFMPDPKLMDHGQSHPEDVDMYSTRS